GGCGGTAGGCCGCTCGAAGCGGCGAATTGTTGAAGCCCGGGGGTTTCGCGGCCCGACACCAAGTTCAGTTTTCTACTTCCGTGGCCCGGAGTCAACATTGACAGGCTCCGGAATGAGTGATTCAGTGCGCGGTCAGTCCAGGTGGCCGTTGCGCCATGCCGCAGCGGCGAATTCGAGGTCATCGGCCGTGCGGACCAGTCGGTGGGAGTCGCGGGTGAGGCGGGTGGCGTTCGCCTCGTTGCCCAGTTCGGCCGCGTCGGCCAGGCGCGCCTGGCCCAGGGCGATCACCCGGCAGAACGCGGCGAACCGTTCCAGCGCGACGTCGAACTCGCCGTCGAAAGCTCCGGAGAGGATGGCGTCGGACATGTGGCGGATCTCGTCGGCGCCCGGAGGCTCGGCCGCCCCCGCCACCACGTGGGAGACCTGCGCGCCTTCCTTCCCGGCGTTGAAGTACAGGGCCATCCGGTCGGGATCCTTCACGACCGCGGCCCGCAGCGCGTAGAGCCGCCAGAGGGCGCCGGGCAGGGAGTGCGCCGGGCTCTCGGCCCAGAGTTCGGCGATCACTTCGATGCCCTGCCGGTCAGCGAGCTTGACCAGGCGTTTCGTCACGTCCGGGTCGTCCGTGGCGCGGCCGTGTTTCACCAGGGCATGCGCCGCGAGGTGGGCCGCTTCGGAGACGCGCGCGGGGTCGGCGCCTCCTGCGAACGGCTCGAAATCGAGGGGTGCGAAGGGCTTCGGCTTGTGGTGCCGTGGGGCTGCTCCCGGGTTCTCGCTCATGCCCTTACGCTACGCCTGGTGCGGGAGCCATGCCAGAGTGGCGCGGAGCCGCACGACGGCTGCCGCAGGCCCTGCGCGGAACGCCGCCTGGGGTGCGGGGACGCGTGCCGGAACCCCTTGCGCGCCTACGGTAGAGTAGTGACGTCCCTAGGGACGGTTGGGCCTTTAGCTCAGTTGGTAGAGCAGTGGACTTTTAATCCATAGGTCGAGGGTTCGATCCCCTCAGGGCCCACCGGGAACGGCCCCGGAATCTCACGATTCCGGGGCCGTCGTCGTTAACCGGCGCGCGGGAGGTGCGAGCCGGTGAGGACACGGCCTCCTGTCCACAGATCCGCGTTGCCCTTCAGCTCCTGTAAATGTAGGACATATGATGCTGAAAGACGTGTGCAAGGGGCGCATGGGGGACACGGATGGAGCGGGGATGAATTCAGCAGGCAAGGACGTGGTGATCGTCCGCGAGGCCGGGCCGGAAGACCGCCCAGGGCTGGCGCGGGTGATGGCCGAGGCGGGCCTGAGCGAGAGATTTCTGGCGGAGCACGGCGTGGGGGACCCCCGGCTGGGGGATGCGGTCCCACGACGGGCTCTCGGCATGAAGGCGTTCCGGAAGGTCATCCTCAAGGGCGCCGGCGAACCGTCCTCCCCAACGGCGCTCATGCTCGCCACCACGGTCCTCGTGGCGGTGGACCAGGAGGGGATCGTGGTGGGTGGCGGCGTGGTGGCCCCGAGCACCGCCTCCATCCAGGATGCGGTGGCCGGAAGTCCCTCGCGCCGGGAGGAGCTCACACTCCGCGGCCTGGCGGACACCCCGCAACTGGTGGCCGTCGCGGTGAGTCCCGCACATCGGCGCCGGGGCACCGGCAAGGCCCTTTTCGACGCGCTCGTCTGGCACTGCAGGCTGTCCGGGGCCCCGCTCCTCCACGGTGTCATCGAAGCGGAGGCCGACCCCTGGCTCCCGGAGTTCCTGCGGCGGTCCGGGTTCCGGGTGGCCGGCCCGGACGCTTTCCTCGACTTCACCTCCGTGTACGCCACCCGGTCCTATCTGGCGAGCGGCCCGGGCCGGCGCTTCTTCTACCTGGACCTCCGGAATCCCGGGAGCCGGCACTGGGAGCTTCCGGCCACGACCCACGACGGGCAGGACGTTCCGGTGCGGTCGGTTCCCCGGGACCGCTGACGCCCGCGCGGACCGCCTGCCCGGGTCACAGCGGATTGTCGAAGGACGCGACGAGGGCGAGATGGTCGCTGTCGCCGGCCCGCAGCATCGTGTTCTCCCGGGGCACGAGCCCGCGCTGGAAGACGTGGTCGATGCGGGCCAGCGGCAGCCCGGCCGGCCAGCTGAACCCGAAGGACGGGGTGTTCTGCGCCGGTTCGGACAAAGTCGAGCGGATCCCTGCCAGGGCTGGGTCCTGAGCCACCGCGTTGAAGTCGCCCACCGCCACGGCCCGCGGCGCGTCGTCCTTCGCGATCACCTGGGACAGATCCCGGAGCATCTCGTCCCGGGCGCCCTGTTCCCCGGGCCGGACCGAGGCGGCATGCACGGCGTACAGGGTCAGGGTCCCGCCGGGCGCCTCGACGTCCGCCGCCACGGCCCGCTTCCAGCCCAGCCCCAGGCCCAGCGCGCGGGTGTTGCTGAGCGGATACCGGCTCCAGATGCCCACCGTTCCCACGGTGTACGCGTGCGGATAGCGCTCCGCCAGAACCTCCCGCGCGGCCCTGCGTCCGGCGTCGTCGAGCTCCACCAGGACGACGACGCCGGCGCCCCGTTCTGCGAGTGCGCGCGCCGCCCGTGCCGTGGAGTCCGCTCCGCTGCCGGCGTGCACGTTCTGGCTCGCCACGGTGATCCGCCCGTCGTCCGCGCCGGACTGCGCCTGAGGAACGGCCGAGGACTGGAGGGGGATCAGAGCGGGGGCGGCCATCAGCCCCCATGCCAGGAGCGGGATCAGGAGGGCGGCCCTGGCGCGCCGTCGTGCCCAGGGCATGAAGCCCAGGCACAGCAGCGCCGGAATCCAGAGCCACGGGAGGATGATCGCGAAGAACGTTCCGGCGGGTCCCGTGAGCACCAGGTGCAGGAACGCGGCCGCCGTGATCGCCGCCGCGGCGCCGAGCAGCACCAGATCCCGCGGACGGAGACGGGCGGCGCGGGTCCGGTCGTCTGAGGCGGGAGCGGGGGTGCGGGTCGGGTTCAGGGGGTTCACGCGGGGGTTCCTGGGGGCGGGTGCGAGGCGTCGTCGGTCCGGCGAAGGGCCGGACCGGATTGTTCTACATTTATCAAGCGAATCCGGGAGCGGGCTGGGCGCCGTCGCCGGGCGTACACTCACAGTCACTGGTTTCCGCGCCGTACTCAGAACCCGAACCTCCGCCCCCGAACCTCAGACCCCGAACGCAGGTGATCCGTCCCGTGGCCCCCACTGTCAGCACACCCGACGAACCCGTGGACCTGCTGCGACGTCGGCTCAGGGCGGGGGAGTGGCCTGTGGGGTCGAAGATCCCCAATGACGCGGCGCTCGCGGGCATCCTGTCGGCCCCGCAGAGCGCGGTCCGTGAGGCCGTGCGGTGCCTGGTGCACGCCGGTGTCCTGGAATCCCTGCCCGGGAAGGGCACGTTCGTCAGGGCCGTCAGTGAGCTGCCCGGCGCCCTGGTGGGGCGGGTCAAGGACGAGCTCACGCTGCATGCGATGGAGGCGCGCGAGGCGCTCGAGTCGTATGCCGTCCGGCTCGCCGCGCACCGCATCTCCGAGGCTCAGCTGGCCGAACTCCGCACCACGCTCAGGGCCCGGGGGAGCGCCTCGGATCTGGGGACCGTGGCGCGCGAGGACATCCGCTTCCACCGTCTGCTCGTGGCGGCCACGGGCAATTCGCTCATGGTCGAGATGTACGAAGGGCTCGACCAGGGGAGAGTCTTCGACTTCAGCAGCATGAAGGAGGTCTCCCCGGAGGAGTCCCTCCAGGCCGAGCATGAGGACCTGGTCGAGGCGCTGGCCTCCCGTGACGTGCAGGCCAGCGCCCGCGCCGTCGACCATCTGCTGGCTCACGTCCGCGCCAAAGTGCTGGCGCCCGGCGCAGCGGACTGAACGTCGCCTCGCCGCACGGGCGACGAGGCCGGGTGAAGCGTCAGGGGATGCGGTCGGCCAGGAGGGCGGCCGCTGTCGGCTGACGAGCGGTGATCGCCCTCAGGAGCTCGCCCCGCGCGAACCGGACCCGTGGGAAGTCGACCGCCGGCGCGTCGTCGGCCGTCCGGGTCATGTCTTCCAGGAGGGAGAGCCGGTCATAGATGCGCAGCATGAGCTCATTGCCGGAAGCCACGATCACTTCCCGCTCGAAGTCCTCGCCAGGCGCTCCGGAGGGCTCGACGTCGACGGCGAGAAGTGCGTCCAGCCGGGCCAGCCCGTCGGCCGAGGCGCGGGTGGCCGCAAGCCGTGCGGCCTGCGTAAGGAGCGCTCTGCGGGTCTCCGACACCAGCCGCCAGCGTTCGCCGTCCGGCTCCGGTGAGCCCTGGGTGGCGGCGAGGGTGGAGCTGTCCTGCGCACCGCCCTTCACCGCGATCACCAGGCGTCCGTCCGCGGGTCTGGCGGTGAGGATGCCGCGGCGGTGGAGGCCGTCCAGGACCTCATGGGCGTGTTCGAGTTCGGAAGCGCCGAAGATCAGTGCCAGCTCGTCCCAGGTGGGCAGCAGCCCGCCTTCAGGCCAGACCCCCGAGTCGATCCAGTGTTCGAGCTTCTTGCTGAAGTCGTAGGCGACGGGCCGGGTCTTCTGGGGAGTGTGTTCGGAACGCACTCGGCAATTGTACGACAGCTGGACATTTAATTGAATGAATGTGTGCGCGAGTGTGCGTTTCGCCGTCCGGGATGCCCCGACGGCGCTCTTGCGGGAGTTATTTCGACGCGCTGGGCCTGTTGGCGCCGTCGAGTAATTGAAGTGTCGCCGCGACCGCGCCGTCCGGGTCGTGGCTTTCGAGCGCGTCGAGAATGGCTTGATGTTCTTCGAGGAGGAAGCCCTCGGTGTTCAGGCCCGAATAATTGCTTTCATCGTGAATCACCGCCGGCTCGAGGCCGTGATGGAGTTCGGTGATCAGCGGATTGCCGGATGCGGCGACGATGCCCTGGTGAAAACGCACATCGGCCTGCAGGCGGTCCGCGGGCGTCTCGCCTGCGTAGCGCTCGCGGAGGAGCTCGCGGAGTTCCCCGATCTGGCTCTCCGTGATCCGGGAGGCGGCGAGGCGGGCAGCCTGAACCTCGAGGGCTTCGCGGACCTCGAACACTTCGTTGACCGATTCCTCGGAGATGCGGCGGCCCAGGACGGCGCCGAGTTCACTGGTGGAGCGGACATAGGTGCCGTCTCCGGGGCGGGATTCCAGCAATCCGAGGTGGACCAGGGCCCGCAATGCTTCGCGGACCGTGTTGCGGCTGGTGCCGAAGGTCCGGACCAGATCGTGCTCACCCGGAACCTTGGTCCCGACGGGCCAGGTTCCATTCATGATCTGCTCGCGCAACTGCGTTCCGATCTGGACGGACAGCGGAACGTTGCGGACAGTGGGTTGTAGGTGATGCACCCCATAAGAGTAGGACATTTAGCACGGAAATGCGTGGGTAATGCGTAAATCCGAGCGGTGTGACCGGCCGGGGTGGTGAGCCTCACGGAATTCGCCGCCGCGCTTCGCCCGGGACGTCCGGCGGGATGAATGGCGGCACTGGGAATTACGGGCGAAGAAGTGTTCCCGAGGCTTTTTTGATGTCGCTTCTTCGGATGAATTGCGGACGTGGTCCGAGTCCCGTTCGCGGGGACGTCCGGCGCCGGCGCCGCGGGTGCGTCGCCGAGCGCAGAAGGCGACCGCGACGATCGTCTTCAAATGTCCGACATTTGCTGATACCTTAACGCCTGAGGGCCGCGACGGGTCCTGACCACGAGGGAAGGCCCTGTCGCCGTGCCCGGAGGCGGCTCCGGAGGGGCCGCCGTCGTCGTGAAGGCCGGAGGAAGGGAACGCCTGATGGGCCGCATATTCGGCAATCGCCTGCGCGCTGAACGTCTGTCGCGAGGGCTGACGCAGGAGCAATTGGGCGGGCCCGAATGTTCGCACAGCTACGTCTCCCTGCTGGAGAGAGGCGTCCGGGAGCCGTCCATGGAGATCCTCGGCGGGCTCGCCCGCCGCCTCGGTCTGCCGCCCGGCGAGCTGGAACAGTGGGCGCTTCAGCCGACGGTGCAGGACCAGGAGTACTCCCTGGCCGCCTTGCACGCGTGGTGCGCCTGGGACGTCCGCGACTATGAATCGGCCGCCTCGCACGCCCTGGTGGCGGCACAGTTCGCCCGCGAGAGCCGCAAGGACGCGACCGTGTGCGAGATGAATCTCCTAAGGGCCGAATGCCTGACCCGGCTGGGCCGTCACGAACAGGGCCGGAATCTGGTGAATCTGCTGCTGGCCAACACGCTGACATCGGGAAATGCGGGTTTACGATCCGAGGCGCTTCAGCTGTCCGCCCGGATGTCCCTGGCCGAGCGGTCGTTCCGCGGGGCGGCGGCTCAGGCGCAGGAGGGCCTGACTCAGGGCGCCGTCCTCAGCGAGGATTCCATGGTGCGCCTGTCCGCCCTGCATCTCGTCATCCGCACACTGCTGGGCGAGGGGCACAAGGAGGCGGCGTGGCGGCACTGTGAGCTGGCGTCCGACGACGTCGTCCCCGAGCGGGCGCCCTCCCACCTGAGAGGGCGGCTGGCCTGGGTGGTCGGGGATGTGGCTTTCGCCCGCGGGCAGGCGGAGCGGGGGATCGAACGCCATGAGAGGGCTGCCGGGCTTCTGCGGCCCCAGGTCGACCTGAAGGAGTGGGCCACCTTCAACCTGGGTTCGGCCCGGGCCAGGCTGGAGGCCGGGGTGGCGGACGACGGCACGCTCGCCTGTCTTGACCGTGCGGGCTCCGCGCAGGCCATCCTGGGGCAGGACATTTTGGGTTCGGGCGAGGAGCCGCGGCGCGAGTTGAGGTTGCTGCGGGCATCGTGGCTGCATGCCCAGGGCCGGGACGCCGAGGCGCTGGATCAGCTGGCCCCGTTCGAGGAGCGCAGTCAGCGCATGGACCGGCTCTCGTCGGAGGCCGCCTTCCTCGGAGGGCGGATCCTGCTGGGACTGGGTGCGCCGGACGACGCGCTGGCCCGCCTGGCTCTCGCGCAGGAGGGCTTCTTCCGGCTGCGGAACCTCAGGGGCGCGCAGGGTGTCGCGGACCTGATCCTGGAGATCTCCCGGACGCGTTATGCGAACCCTTCCCCGGCCCTCGCGCACTGCGCGGCGAGCTGACGGGACGGGCCCAGAACAGGGGTGCGCGGAACCACGTGTCGCCAGACCTCAGGGGTTGAGGGTGCCGCCGGTCTCCTGGAGGTAGCAGCTGCCGCACAGGGATTCGTACTGGACTTCCTCCCCGTCGATGGCGACCTGGCCGCCGTCGAACACGAACTTGCCTCCGACGATCCGGGTGTTGAACACCGCCTTGCGGCCGCAGCGGCAGATGGTCTTGAGCTCCTCGAGCGAGTGGGCGATCTCGAGGAGGCGCGCCGCGCCCGGGAAAGCCTGCGTGCGGAAGTCCGTCCTGATGCCGTAGGCCAGCACCGGGATGTCGTCCAGGACGGCGATCCGGAACAGCCCGTCCGCCTGTTCGGGCGTGAGGAACTGCGCCTCGTCCACCAGAAGGCAGGCCACCGGGGCCATGTCGACGTGCTCCAGGAGCGCCTCCGGATCGTCGCCGGCCGCGCGCTGGCGGACCAGGGAACGGACGTCGGCGTCGTGCGGGATCACGAAGTCGACCTCACGCTTCACGCCGAGGCGGGACACGATCGAGGTGTCGCCCTTCGTGTCGATCCCGGGCTTGGCCAGCAGGACCCGCTGGCCGCGCTCCTCATAGTTGAAGGCCACCTGCAGCAGGGCCGTGGACTTCCCCGAATTCATGGCGCCGTAGCGGAAGTAGAGCTTGGCCACGCTCAGAGGGCCTTGATCCGGGGCGCGGCGGAGGCGCGGCAAGAGAAGGACATGACTGATAAGTCTAGTGCCGCCCGGGTCCAGGTGACTCAGGCGCTGACGTACACCTTGCGCAGTGTCTCGTGCACGGTCCAGACGGTGTGCTGCCCCTCCCGGAGGCGCACCAGGTCCCCGGGCCCGACCTCCAGAGTGTGCGTGACCTCGCCGTCCTCTCCCTGGAAGTCGATGCGGGCCGAGCCGCCGAGCACGACGAACACCTCTTCGGCCTCCACGTCCGTGGCGACGCCCGGAGTCATCTCCCAGACGCCCACGCTCGAGCCGCCGAGGTCCTCGAGTTCCAGGACGGCCGCGGTGGGGGAGCCGCTCAGGACCTGCTCGGCCGGGAGGGCCTCGTGGACCAGTTCGGCGGTGGGGACGTGGCACAGTGCCGTGACGGAAGGTTCGGTACCCATGGTTCTCCTGCTCGGGGGCGATGCGGTGGATGTCCGCATACTATACCGGGCAGTTCAGTATGGGGAAGAGGCCCTGCGGCCAGGGGGTGCCGGAGGCGGGCCCCGGGTGCAGAATGGCGGAAGGGTCGCCGGCTGGGGATCCGAGAAGGATCGGTCGTCCCGCGGGCGATCCTGCCACGCGGCAAGGAGGCAGTCATGAGGATCGCCATCGCAGGAGGCAGTGGCACCGTGGGCGAGCGTGTCACACGGGCCGTCCGGGAGCGGGGGCACGAGGCCGTGGTGCTGTCGCGCGCGGCCGGCGCGGACATCCGCGACGCCGACGCCGTCCGCCGGGCGCTCGAGGGGGCGGACGCCGTCGTCGACGTGCTGAACATCAACACCTTGAACACCGACCGCGCCACGGAGTTCTTCACCGCCGCCACCACGGCTCTCCTGGACGTGGAGAAGGCGACCGGCGTCGGGCATCATGTGACGCTGTCGATCGTCGGAGTGGACCGCGCGCCGCACGGGTATTACGCGGCCAAGCTGGCCCAGGAGCGTCTCGTGGAGTCCGGCGACGTCCCCTGGAGCATCCAGCGTGCCACGCAGTTCCACGACTTCGCCCGGCAGATGTACGACGGCGCGCGGCTGGGCCCGCTGCACCTGGCGCCCCGCGGTCGGGTCCAGCCGGTCAGTGCCGAGGAGGTCGCGGATCGTCTGGTGGAGATTGTCGAAAGCGGTCCCGCCGGACGGGTGGCCGACCTCGCCGGACCGCAGGAGGAGAGTCTGGAGCGGATGGTGCGAGC
The nucleotide sequence above comes from Arthrobacter woluwensis. Encoded proteins:
- a CDS encoding endonuclease/exonuclease/phosphatase family protein, whose translation is MNPLNPTRTPAPASDDRTRAARLRPRDLVLLGAAAAITAAAFLHLVLTGPAGTFFAIILPWLWIPALLCLGFMPWARRRARAALLIPLLAWGLMAAPALIPLQSSAVPQAQSGADDGRITVASQNVHAGSGADSTARAARALAERGAGVVVLVELDDAGRRAAREVLAERYPHAYTVGTVGIWSRYPLSNTRALGLGLGWKRAVAADVEAPGGTLTLYAVHAASVRPGEQGARDEMLRDLSQVIAKDDAPRAVAVGDFNAVAQDPALAGIRSTLSEPAQNTPSFGFSWPAGLPLARIDHVFQRGLVPRENTMLRAGDSDHLALVASFDNPL
- a CDS encoding cupin domain-containing protein, translating into MGTEPSVTALCHVPTAELVHEALPAEQVLSGSPTAAVLELEDLGGSSVGVWEMTPGVATDVEAEEVFVVLGGSARIDFQGEDGEVTHTLEVGPGDLVRLREGQHTVWTVHETLRKVYVSA
- a CDS encoding helix-turn-helix domain-containing protein, which produces MGRIFGNRLRAERLSRGLTQEQLGGPECSHSYVSLLERGVREPSMEILGGLARRLGLPPGELEQWALQPTVQDQEYSLAALHAWCAWDVRDYESAASHALVAAQFARESRKDATVCEMNLLRAECLTRLGRHEQGRNLVNLLLANTLTSGNAGLRSEALQLSARMSLAERSFRGAAAQAQEGLTQGAVLSEDSMVRLSALHLVIRTLLGEGHKEAAWRHCELASDDVVPERAPSHLRGRLAWVVGDVAFARGQAERGIERHERAAGLLRPQVDLKEWATFNLGSARARLEAGVADDGTLACLDRAGSAQAILGQDILGSGEEPRRELRLLRASWLHAQGRDAEALDQLAPFEERSQRMDRLSSEAAFLGGRILLGLGAPDDALARLALAQEGFFRLRNLRGAQGVADLILEISRTRYANPSPALAHCAAS
- a CDS encoding FadR/GntR family transcriptional regulator, which gives rise to MAPTVSTPDEPVDLLRRRLRAGEWPVGSKIPNDAALAGILSAPQSAVREAVRCLVHAGVLESLPGKGTFVRAVSELPGALVGRVKDELTLHAMEAREALESYAVRLAAHRISEAQLAELRTTLRARGSASDLGTVAREDIRFHRLLVAATGNSLMVEMYEGLDQGRVFDFSSMKEVSPEESLQAEHEDLVEALASRDVQASARAVDHLLAHVRAKVLAPGAAD
- a CDS encoding SDR family oxidoreductase, encoding MRIAIAGGSGTVGERVTRAVRERGHEAVVLSRAAGADIRDADAVRRALEGADAVVDVLNINTLNTDRATEFFTAATTALLDVEKATGVGHHVTLSIVGVDRAPHGYYAAKLAQERLVESGDVPWSIQRATQFHDFARQMYDGARLGPLHLAPRGRVQPVSAEEVADRLVEIVESGPAGRVADLAGPQEESLERMVRAYARAQGAGAWIPVISLPGGLGRAQRDGSLLPGPGAVLGRQTFDAWLSGRDPD
- a CDS encoding thymidine kinase; amino-acid sequence: MAKLYFRYGAMNSGKSTALLQVAFNYEERGQRVLLAKPGIDTKGDTSIVSRLGVKREVDFVIPHDADVRSLVRQRAAGDDPEALLEHVDMAPVACLLVDEAQFLTPEQADGLFRIAVLDDIPVLAYGIRTDFRTQAFPGAARLLEIAHSLEELKTICRCGRKAVFNTRIVGGKFVFDGGQVAIDGEEVQYESLCGSCYLQETGGTLNP
- a CDS encoding FadR/GntR family transcriptional regulator, whose protein sequence is MRSEHTPQKTRPVAYDFSKKLEHWIDSGVWPEGGLLPTWDELALIFGASELEHAHEVLDGLHRRGILTARPADGRLVIAVKGGAQDSSTLAATQGSPEPDGERWRLVSETRRALLTQAARLAATRASADGLARLDALLAVDVEPSGAPGEDFEREVIVASGNELMLRIYDRLSLLEDMTRTADDAPAVDFPRVRFARGELLRAITARQPTAAALLADRIP
- a CDS encoding FadR/GntR family transcriptional regulator translates to MHHLQPTVRNVPLSVQIGTQLREQIMNGTWPVGTKVPGEHDLVRTFGTSRNTVREALRALVHLGLLESRPGDGTYVRSTSELGAVLGRRISEESVNEVFEVREALEVQAARLAASRITESQIGELRELLRERYAGETPADRLQADVRFHQGIVAASGNPLITELHHGLEPAVIHDESNYSGLNTEGFLLEEHQAILDALESHDPDGAVAATLQLLDGANRPSASK